One Amycolatopsis sp. NBC_00355 genomic window carries:
- a CDS encoding acetyl/propionyl/methylcrotonyl-CoA carboxylase subunit alpha: MAEQVGESTGGPVTKILVANRGEIAVRVIRAAKDAGLASVAVYADPDRDAPHVRLADEAFALGGTTAAESYLSVDKLLDAAKHSGADSVHPGYGFLSENADFAQAVIDAGLTWIGPSPQAIRDLGDKVTARHIATRAGAPLVPGTKEPVKDASEIVAFADEHGLPVAIKAAFGGGGRGLKVARTREEIPELFESATREAVAAFGRGECFVERYLDKPRHVEAQVLADQHGNAIVVGTRDCSLQRRHQKLVEEAPAPFLSDDQRARIHESAKAICKEAGYYGAGTVEYLVATDGTISFLEVNTRLQVEHPVSEETTGLDLVREMFRIARGEKLRITEDPEPRGHSIEFRINGEDAGRGFLPAPGTVTKFLAPSGPGVRVDSGVESGSVIGGQFDSMLAKLIVTGSDRNNALERSRRALAEMVVEGMATVLPFDRVIVDDPAFIGDENGFSVHTRWIETEFDNKIEPFVAPDVEAPEEEPRHNVVVEVGGRRLEVSLPGGFALESGSGGGGTAVKAKPRKRAGGGKAAVSGDAVTAPMQGTIVKVAVEEGQSVEAGELIVVLEAMKMENPVTAHKAGTVTGLSVEVGAAVTQGTQLLEIK; the protein is encoded by the coding sequence GTGGCCGAGCAGGTCGGCGAATCCACCGGTGGTCCGGTGACCAAGATCCTGGTCGCCAACCGGGGCGAGATCGCGGTACGCGTGATCAGAGCCGCCAAGGACGCTGGCCTCGCCAGCGTCGCGGTGTACGCCGATCCGGACCGGGACGCACCACACGTGCGTCTGGCCGACGAGGCCTTCGCCCTGGGCGGCACCACGGCGGCCGAGAGCTACCTGTCCGTCGACAAGCTCCTCGACGCGGCGAAGCACTCCGGCGCCGACTCCGTGCACCCGGGTTACGGCTTCCTCTCCGAGAACGCGGACTTCGCCCAGGCGGTCATCGACGCCGGGCTGACCTGGATCGGGCCGAGCCCGCAGGCCATCCGCGACCTCGGTGACAAGGTCACCGCGCGGCACATCGCGACCCGCGCGGGCGCGCCGCTGGTGCCGGGCACCAAGGAGCCGGTGAAGGACGCGAGCGAGATCGTCGCGTTCGCCGACGAGCACGGGCTGCCGGTGGCCATCAAGGCCGCGTTCGGCGGCGGCGGGCGTGGCCTGAAGGTCGCGCGCACCCGCGAAGAGATCCCGGAGCTGTTCGAATCGGCGACGCGCGAGGCCGTCGCGGCGTTCGGCCGCGGCGAATGCTTCGTCGAGCGCTACCTGGACAAGCCGCGTCACGTCGAGGCGCAGGTGCTGGCCGACCAGCACGGCAACGCGATCGTCGTCGGCACCCGCGACTGCTCGCTGCAGCGGCGGCACCAGAAGCTCGTCGAGGAGGCGCCCGCGCCGTTCCTGTCGGACGACCAGCGCGCCCGGATCCACGAGTCGGCGAAGGCGATCTGCAAGGAAGCCGGTTACTACGGCGCCGGCACGGTCGAGTACCTCGTCGCCACCGACGGCACCATCTCGTTCCTCGAGGTCAACACCCGGCTGCAGGTCGAGCACCCGGTCTCCGAGGAGACCACCGGCCTCGACCTGGTCCGCGAGATGTTCCGCATCGCGCGCGGCGAGAAGCTCCGGATCACCGAGGACCCCGAGCCCCGCGGTCACTCGATCGAGTTCCGCATCAACGGTGAGGACGCCGGCCGCGGCTTCCTGCCCGCGCCGGGCACGGTGACGAAGTTCCTCGCGCCGAGCGGGCCCGGCGTGCGGGTCGACTCCGGCGTCGAGTCCGGCAGCGTGATCGGCGGCCAGTTCGACTCGATGCTGGCGAAGCTGATCGTCACCGGCTCGGACCGGAACAACGCCCTGGAACGCAGCCGTCGCGCCCTGGCCGAGATGGTCGTCGAAGGCATGGCCACGGTGCTGCCGTTCGACCGCGTGATCGTCGACGACCCGGCGTTCATCGGCGACGAGAACGGCTTCAGCGTGCACACGCGCTGGATCGAGACGGAGTTCGACAACAAGATCGAGCCGTTCGTCGCGCCCGACGTCGAGGCGCCCGAGGAGGAGCCCCGCCACAACGTCGTCGTCGAGGTCGGCGGGCGCCGCCTCGAGGTGTCGCTGCCCGGCGGGTTCGCGCTCGAAAGCGGCAGTGGCGGTGGCGGTACGGCCGTCAAGGCGAAGCCGCGCAAGCGCGCCGGCGGCGGCAAGGCCGCGGTGAGCGGTGACGCGGTCACCGCGCCGATGCAGGGCACCATCGTCAAGGTCGCCGTCGAGGAGGGCCAGTCGGTCGAGGCCGGCGAGCTGATCGTCGTCCTCGAAGCGATGAAGATGGAGAACCCGGTCACCGCGCACAAAGCGGGCACCGTCACCGGCCTTTCGGTCGAAGTCGGCGCCGCCGTGACGCAGGGCACGCAGCTTCTCGAGATCAAGTAG
- a CDS encoding SAV_915 family protein — protein sequence MTNPSLPPALYLPTGPASRAAGGASIELRRTPDGRTALVAFTALDRLIDCCGEHQPWVLVSTEHLPKVHAANPYDVIVLDSPLPAGLRHSPAPV from the coding sequence GTGACGAACCCCAGCCTGCCTCCCGCTCTGTACCTCCCGACCGGCCCCGCCAGCCGCGCGGCCGGAGGCGCGTCGATCGAGCTGCGCCGCACGCCGGACGGCCGGACCGCGCTGGTCGCCTTCACCGCGCTGGACCGGCTGATCGACTGCTGCGGCGAGCACCAGCCGTGGGTGCTGGTCAGCACCGAGCACCTGCCGAAGGTCCACGCCGCGAACCCGTACGACGTGATCGTGCTCGACTCGCCGCTGCCGGCCGGGCTGCGGCACAGCCCGGCCCCCGTCTGA
- a CDS encoding Maf family protein, which yields MHFVLASQSPARLALLRSAGLDPAVFVSGVDEDAVAASLPDPTPAELVMALAAAKADAVLDQVAAAHPDAVVVACDSMLNIHGAMVGKPGDPDTARRRWAAMAGTTGELFTGHTVVRLDGGARSKEASGSMSTTVRFGTPSEAEIDAYVGTGEPLRVAGGFTIDGLGGWFIEGLDGDHTSVIGLSLPLTRRLLAEVGVSVVDLWRPPAS from the coding sequence GTGCATTTCGTCCTCGCTTCGCAGTCCCCCGCCCGGCTCGCCCTCCTGCGCTCCGCCGGCCTCGACCCGGCCGTGTTCGTCTCCGGCGTCGACGAGGACGCCGTCGCCGCCTCGCTGCCCGATCCCACGCCCGCCGAGCTGGTCATGGCGCTCGCCGCGGCCAAGGCCGACGCGGTGCTCGACCAGGTCGCCGCGGCGCACCCGGACGCCGTCGTCGTCGCCTGCGACTCGATGCTGAACATCCACGGCGCCATGGTCGGGAAGCCGGGCGATCCGGACACCGCGCGGCGGCGCTGGGCGGCGATGGCGGGGACAACCGGTGAACTCTTCACCGGGCACACCGTCGTCCGGCTCGACGGCGGCGCGCGCTCGAAGGAGGCGTCCGGCTCGATGTCGACGACCGTCCGGTTCGGCACGCCGAGCGAGGCGGAGATCGACGCCTACGTCGGCACCGGCGAGCCGCTGCGGGTGGCCGGCGGGTTCACGATCGACGGCCTGGGCGGCTGGTTCATCGAAGGCCTCGACGGCGACCACACCAGCGTCATCGGCCTCAGCCTCCCGTTGACGCGCCGCCTGCTGGCCGAGGTCGGCGTGAGTGTCGTGGATCTCTGGCGGCCTCCCGCATCCTGA
- a CDS encoding dicarboxylate/amino acid:cation symporter encodes MSFVRTYTKPRVFAAAVLGSLVVGALLGVVARQTEAGWLTDLLDQIGTIFTTLLQVAVIPLVFTAIVVGITSLRGLGGGRTAARLGGKTVLWFAITSFIASLIGIAVGRIFNPGAGGLGGAEATAKNADRAAKSVDSWGSWSAFVKGLLPENFFKAFADGETLQVLFLALVLGAAAYSLGDRAKPFVDFTTSVFEIIQRYLGWIVRLAPLGIIGLIGAAVSNYGDALFRPLFSTTLAVYVGCLLVLFVVYPILLRFVAKVSPVKFFAKAGTAIQFAFASQSSAATLPLTRQSAVNLGVQPAYAAFATPLGSATKMDGCAAVFPAIAAIFVANLAGVSLNFWQYAGIVVVAVVGALATAGTTGWLTAFTLTTSFIGLDAKQVAIGLALIYSVNPIMDMMRTATNVAGQIAVPVIVARGEGLLDDEVLNAPTDNPEHSDDGTAARQTEPAHA; translated from the coding sequence GTGTCTTTCGTACGGACCTACACCAAACCGCGGGTGTTCGCGGCCGCGGTTCTCGGCTCGCTCGTCGTCGGCGCCCTCCTGGGCGTCGTCGCACGGCAGACCGAGGCCGGCTGGCTGACCGATCTCCTCGACCAGATCGGCACCATCTTCACCACGCTGCTGCAGGTCGCGGTGATCCCGCTGGTCTTCACGGCGATCGTGGTCGGCATCACCAGCCTGCGCGGGCTGGGCGGCGGCCGGACGGCCGCGCGCCTGGGCGGCAAGACGGTGCTGTGGTTCGCGATCACGTCGTTCATCGCGTCGCTGATCGGCATCGCCGTCGGCCGGATCTTCAACCCCGGCGCGGGTGGCCTCGGCGGCGCCGAGGCCACCGCGAAGAACGCCGACCGGGCCGCGAAGAGCGTCGACAGCTGGGGCTCGTGGAGCGCGTTCGTCAAGGGACTGCTGCCGGAGAACTTCTTCAAGGCCTTCGCCGACGGCGAGACGCTGCAGGTGCTGTTCCTCGCGCTGGTGCTCGGCGCCGCCGCGTACAGCCTGGGTGACCGCGCGAAGCCGTTCGTGGACTTCACGACGAGCGTCTTCGAGATCATCCAGCGCTACCTCGGCTGGATCGTCCGGCTCGCCCCGCTCGGCATCATCGGCCTGATCGGCGCGGCCGTGTCCAACTACGGCGACGCGCTGTTCCGCCCGCTGTTCTCGACGACGCTCGCGGTGTACGTCGGCTGCCTGCTCGTGCTGTTCGTCGTCTACCCGATCCTGCTGCGGTTCGTGGCGAAGGTCAGCCCGGTGAAGTTCTTCGCGAAGGCGGGCACGGCGATCCAGTTCGCGTTCGCTTCGCAGTCGTCCGCCGCGACGCTGCCGCTGACCCGCCAGTCCGCGGTGAACCTCGGCGTCCAGCCGGCGTACGCGGCCTTCGCGACGCCGCTCGGCAGCGCCACGAAGATGGACGGCTGCGCGGCGGTCTTCCCGGCGATCGCGGCGATCTTCGTCGCGAACCTGGCCGGGGTGTCGCTCAACTTCTGGCAGTACGCCGGCATCGTCGTGGTCGCGGTGGTCGGCGCACTGGCGACGGCCGGCACCACCGGCTGGCTGACGGCGTTCACGCTGACGACGTCGTTCATCGGCCTCGACGCCAAGCAGGTGGCGATCGGCCTGGCGCTGATCTACTCGGTCAACCCGATCATGGACATGATGCGGACGGCCACGAACGTCGCCGGCCAGATCGCGGTGCCGGTGATCGTGGCGCGCGGCGAAGGCCTCCTCGACGACGAGGTCCTCAACGCGCCGACGGACAACCCGGAGCACAGCGACGACGGCACCGCGGCCCGCCAGACCGAACCCGCCCACGCCTGA